In the genome of Blastocatellia bacterium, the window ACAGCAAGCGCCTCGATGCTTCGGATTCGCTCTTCCGCAGGGGGCTCATAAAACGGATTCGCGGGCTCAAAAACCAATTGGGAGAACCGCTCCAGGGCCCGCACGCTCGTGTTCTCCTGGCTGCGCCGAATATGTCCGATGGTTTGTTTCTTCAGCTTGTCGAGTTCATCCGGAGGAAATGACGGGTGACGCAGGACCTCGGCAATGATTTCGAGAACCCGCGTGACATCCTGACGAAGAAGTTGCGCACTCAGGTTGCAGAGGAACCGGTTGGCGCTCAGATGAAGCTCCGCACCGACATCTTCGAGGACCTGAGCAATTTCTAGCTTCGTGCGTCGGGTCGTTCCTCGCACAAGCATGGATGCAACCAGCGCGGCCAAGCCCGGTTTCTCCACCGGTTCAAAATACCGTCCGGCGCGGAGAGCACCCCGAATTTCCACCGTGGGATTGGCGTGATTTTCCAGAACCAACACCGTCAATCCGTTGGGCAAAACGACGCGCTCTGTCCGCTCGGCAAAAGGCTTTGCAGGATCATCCCAGGCGCGCTCAGAGCGCACCCGGGCCGATGCGATGACACCGGGGGTCACGGCCTGTTTTCTTCCCTCCGGCACCGAGGTCTCTCCAGGAGAGAAGCTACACGGGCGATGCAGTTGCGCGCCAGTGTTCCCTTCGTCCCAGCGAGCGATGCTGACAGAGCCGCCTGAGTTCTTGGGAACAAACCACCCCACCGTGAGGTTATCGTCATGCAGATACTGGCGAACAACGCGTTGAACGTCCTCAGCCGTCACCCGCTGCATCGCAGGCACATAGTCAATAAACCATCGCCAGCTCGCAGCCGACTCGGCCTCGCCCAATGCAAAGGAGAAGTTGAGGGCTCCATCACGAGCATAGAAGGTATCGGCTTCAATTTTATTCTTGGCCCGCGTGAGTTCCTGCTCACTCACCAGTTCATCCTGGAGGCGGGCAATCTCGTCCCGTATCACCTGCTCAACCCGCTTGTGCGCAATGCCCGGACGCAAGACGACGGTGATCTCAAACAAGCCGGGGTCCCGCAGGTGCGATGCATGGGTGCGGACGCTGATAGCCAGCTCTCCGTCAATCAACCGTTGATAAAAGCGGGTTGCAATGCCCCCCGCCAGGATGCGGGACAAAACAGCCAGGGGGTAAATATCCGGATGCTCAGCCTGGGGTGTGCGGTATCCCAGCATCAATGCCCCCACCTCCCCGGCGCGACGGATGATGAATCGGCGCTCTCCCTCCTGCGGGGGCTCGACCGTATACACGGTCGGCCGAGGATGAGGGGATCGGGGAATGACCCCAAAGTACTTATTGAGCAACCGAAGCGTCTCCTGCGGGTCAAAATCTCCCACGACGATGGCCGTCGCATTATCGGGCCAGTAGAAGGTATGATAGAACTCGCGCAGTCGTTCCGTCGGCACGTTCTCCACGTCGCTGCGCCAACCAATCGTCGGATGGTGATAGGGATGCTCGCGAAAGGCCGTCGCCCAGGTTTGAATCTCCAGTACGCTCAGCGGATCGTTCTCGCCCCGTTCCAGCTCGTTCCGCACGACAATGCGCTCGGCCTCGCGGTCTTCATCCCGAATGAGGGAGTTCCGCATTCGATCCGCCTCCAGGTGGATGACGAACTCCAGATGCTGACGCGGAACGGCCTCGAAGTAGTTGGTCCGGTCAAACCAGGTCGTCGCATTGAACGCCGCTCCGATCCGGTGGAGCATGGCTGCAATTTGCGTTCCCCGACGAGCATTAAACGTCGGCGTTCCCTTAAAGAGCATATGCTCCAGAAGGTGAGTCGCCCCGGTGTAGCCAACGGCTTCGTTGCGCGAACCAACATAGTAGAGAACCATAAATGCCACTACCGGAGCCGCCGTCTGCTGGCACAGCAGGATCTTCATTCCATTGGCCATCCGATATTCTCTGATCCCTGACGCCTCGGCAACAAAGCTGATTCCCTCAGGCACGGTGATCTGTGACTCCACGGTTCCCTCCCATCGTTTGCCTCGTTTCTCGTGCGCAAAAGACGGTAGATTATAAGCAAAAAGGAAGGCGATTTTGAGCCCTGGAGACGTTTATTTTCTAACACACGAGATATCAAAAAGTTACCGCCTGAATCTCCCTGCCCGCGTGTTTCCCCGCGGAGACGGCCCCAGAAATTAGCCCGGCTGCTACCGGGCCCAACCGCTCCCCAAGGTCGGCCCCCGGTCATATATGGAAACGCGAATTGAGAAAATAAGGACTTCCCGAGGGCTAGCCCGGTGAACTGTTAACTCTTCGCTCGTTTACCTGTTGACTTCTCCCTCGCCGACGACTAAGATTCCCCTCTTGGCGGGTATACCGAGCAAGGTTGAGCGTGGGAATGGAGCGGATCACCTACACCCGACGAGGGCTCATCAGCTTGATGCTGATAGCGCTGACGGTCTCTTTTTTGCTCACTCCGGTTCACGTCCTTTCCCACGGAGCCTCCATCTCCCGCGGCTCAGGCCCTGACGCGATTTTGAGCGCGCAATCGGCCCATCCTGATCCCGGGCCATCTGCGTTGGGGTGTTCGGTCTGTCGGTCATTTAACCTCTCACTCTTCCACAGTTCGCCTCTGAGTTCAGTAGTTCGACTGCCCTCTGCGGTGGGTTTCCCCGAAGAAACTCTCACCATCATCAAATCCATTGATCCTCTCGATTGGCAGTCGAACCGCGCCCCTCCTTTGGTCTAACTGGTCCTCCCGGTTTGTCATATTTTTGGCCCATCGGTGAACACCAGTGGTTTGCTGCTTCTTCTGGCGGTATCGGTGACGATGAAGCGAATCCGATGCCGCAGGTGAGATCATCAAGGAGGGGACATGAAAAGGACACTCATCGGACAAACGCTTTGTGCTCTCATTTTCAGTCTGGCCATTGTGGGGTCTGCCCGCGCTGAAGTGGGATCCATCCAGGGAACAGTCGTTGATCCCACCGGGGCTGTTATTCCTCGAGCCCACGTGACGCTACTCAATGCTAAGACTGGCTTTCGCCTGGAGACGATGACCGATGCTACCGGCTCTTTTCGCTTCTTCAACGTGCCTTACAGCACCTACATTGTGCACGTCACCGCCGAGGGGTTTCAGGAGGTGGACGTGGACGTGGATGTTCATTCGAGCATTCCCGTCGCCCTTGAAGTGACCCTTCCGGCCAGCCTCGGGACGATTGTCGAGGAAGTGACCGCAGATCACACGCAAGGTTTGGAGATCGATAAGACGACGACATCCACGCACCTGCACACGGATTTAATCGCCCGGCTCCCGGGGGCGGCGCCGAGTCGCGCCATCGAATATCTCGTGGCAACGGTTCCGGGAGCAATTCAGAGCGACAATGGGCGCATCTTTCTGAGGGGCTCGCATATTCCTTTGCAGTACAACATTGACGGTGTGCCTGTCACCGACAATTTGACGAGCGTTTTCGCCTCCAGCCTTGATGCCCGCAATTTGCGCACGGTCGAAGTGATCACCGGGAATGTGCCTGCTGAGTACGGCAATCGCACGGCCGGTGTGGTGAATATCACGACCCTTTCGGGGTTGGACATTCCGTTCTCCGGGAGCTTCACGGCATCGGGTGGAAGCTTCTCCACGGGGGAACTGGCCGCCTCGCTCGGAGGCCATGCGAAAAAACTAGGATTTTACACCGGCCTCTCAACCACCCGGACCGATCGGTATCTCGATTCGGTCTCGCCAGAGAATCTGAACAACCGGGGAGGCACAGCCAAGGGGTTGTTCAAGGTGGATTATGCTTTGGGACCAAACGATCTCCTGCGCTTCACCGTATCGGTGGGGGGAAGCGATTTTCACGTCACCAATCTCCCCTTCCAGCAACAGGCCGGTCAGGATCAGCGAATCGAACTCCGCGACAATTCTCAATCACTCGGATGGCAGCACACGGTGACTCCGGCGACGTTGTTCGCCCTGTCGCTTTCGCGACGGTACTCGGAATCCACGCTCCGATCGAACCTGAATGCGACGCCGGTCTATGCGACGCAATTTCGCACGCTGGAGACACAGGGCCTCAAAGCTTCCCTCGCCCACGAGCGGGGTGGCCATTCGTTTAAAGTCGGCGTAGAGGTCACGCGGTTCCCCTTATCGGAGAGCTTTCGATTTGCTGTGACCGATCCCTCCGCCTTTCCACCGCTGGAGGACGATCACCCGAATCCGGCGACGGCCTTCACCCTGGACCGCCCGTTTCAATTTGCTGATCGGAAGTCGGGACGCGAAGTATCGGCTTTCGTCCAGGATCGGTTTCGTCCGTTGAAAAACCTGACGGTGGAGGCCGGGCTTCGTTATGACGCCTATCGGTTGCTTGTGTCAGCGGATGAGTTCAGTCCCCGGGTGGGTCTTGCCTACTATCTGAGCCGCACGCAAACGGTATTACGCGCCTCATACAACCGCTTCTTTACACCGCCGGCTCGCGAGAACCTGTTGCTGACCAGTTCAGCTCAGGCAGCGGCCCTGAGCCCGCTTGCCCTCGAAGGAGAGGAAGGCACCAAACCGGTCTTGCCGGAGACGCAGCACGCCTTCGAGGTGGGCCTGCAACAGCAGCTCACTCGCTTCGCTCGACTCGATCTGGCCTATTTCTCCCGATTCATCCGCAACATGAGCGATGCCGACCAGTTTCTCAATAGCGGGATCATCTTCCCCATCGCCATCTCCAAAGGCCGCGCCACCGGCATCGAAGCGCGGCTGGAGCTGGCGAATATGAAAGGGTTCACCGGGTTCATCAGCTATGCCAATTCCTACACGCGGGCGACCACCCCGATCGTCGGAGGCCTTTTTTTGGGCGAGGCGGTGGAATCGCTCGAACATCCCGGACGGACCTTCCCCAACGATCATGATCAGCGCAACACGGGGGCGTTTCGTCTGAATTATGCGCATCGGTCCGGCTGGTGGGTCGCCTTTGGAGGACGTTATGATAGCGGCACACCGGTGGAGCTGGAACCCGGAACGACCCGCCAGGAGTTCGAAGAACGCGGTCCGCTTTATGGATTCTCACCGCGTCTTCTCGATGAGGTGAATTTCCAGCGCCTGCGTGTTCGCCCGCGAACGGTGCTTGACTTTTCCACCGGCATTGACCTCTTGCGGGAGAAGCGCACGGCGGTGAGTTTTCAGTTCGACGTCCTCAATCTGACGGACGAGTTTTACCTCTACACCTTCGAGAGCGCGTTCTCCGGCACGCGGGTGGGAACTCCCCGAACCTTCGCCGGACGAATAGTGCTGAAGTTCAAGTGATCGGGAAAGCCTGTTGTCGAAAAGGGTGAGGCGGAGGATACTTCTCCGCCTTGCCCTGTTCCCGCTAGAATGGAGAGATCGCGCGAAGATTCCGATGGGAGAGGCATGGCTGCCATTGATGCGCGAGAATAGTCTCGTTCCTGTATGGCAGAGGTCAACCAAGAGATGACGGCTGGCCGGCCCTCGGTGCCAAGCGTGGTGATCGTCGGTCGCCCCAACGTGGGAAAGTCCACGTTCTTCAATCGTGTGATCGGCAGCCGGCGAGCCATCGTTGGGGACGAACCGGGCATCACACGGGACCGGCTGACGGGGCGAGTCCTCTGGCGCGGGCGTCACTTCGAGATGGTAGACACCGGGGGGCTCCTCCCCGACGATGAGACGCTCATGGTCCAGAGCATTTTTCGTCAGGCTCAGGCGGCTATTGAGACGGCTCACCTCCTCCTTTTCATGGTTGATGTGCGCGAGGGTCTGACGCCACTCGATGAGGAATTAGCGCGTCGTCTCCGTCGGACGAATAAGCCTGTGTTCGTCATCGTCAATAAAGCGGATACTCGCTCGCTTCAACTGCGGGCCGAAGAATTCCGTCGCCTGGGATTTGAGGATGTTTTTGCCGTCTCAGCCGAGCACGGGAGCGGAATCGGGGATGTCCTCGATGCTGTCGTTCGTGCTGTGGGCGCTCCTTTGTCGCAGGAGCAACGCGGTGAAGAGATCGCGCTAGCCGTTGTCGGGAAACCCAATGTCGGGAAATCCTCGCTGGTGAACCGGTTGCTGGGGAGTGAGCGCGTCATCGTCTCGCCGCATCCGGGGACAACCCGCGATGCGGTAGACTCGGAGATGGAGTTCGAGGGGACACGATTTCGCGTAATTGATACAGCAGGCATCCGCCGGAAATCCCGCGTTAGCCAACGGACCGAACGGGTGGCCGTCTTGATGGCTCAACGCCACATCGAGCGCGCTGATGTGGCTCTGCTGATGATTGATGCCACGGAAGGTCCCACGGCCCTCGACGCAACCATTGGCGCTTTTGCTCACAAAGCAGGAACTTCGATCCTCATTGCGGTGAACAAATGGGATCTGGTAGAGAAGGACCACACGACCGCGTCTCGTGTCGAAAGTGAGATTCGCTCCCGCCTCCGATTTCTCCATTACGCGCCAATTCTTTTCATCTCGGCGGTGACCGGGAAGGGGATTCCCAGGCTCCTGGAACTGGCGAAGAAGGCAGCCGAGGCACGCCATCTCCGCATTCCCACAAGCGAGCTGAACCAGTTCTTCCAGGAGGTTCTGTCCGAACCAGCGGGCGTGCCAAGTCGGCGGATGATCCGTTATATCACGCAGGTGGCCACTGGTCCTCCGACGTTCGTCGTCTTCCTCGGTTCCTCACGCGAGAAGCTCCAGGCGTCCGAGCAACGCTTCATTGAAAACCGTCTCCGCGAGCGCTACGAGTTTTTCGCCACGCCCATTCGCATCAAACAACGCTTCCGCTCGTAACCACCACAAAGGGGATTAATCCCTCTTCCGAGGAAATCGAAAGAGCCGGAAGGGGGAATGCTCCCGGCCCAGAGGGTTTGTTCAGACAGTCTTGCTGATGGTTGACCGGAGTACGCCCTACGAGGAGGTCATTACAATCCACCCGGTGGGCGGGCTCATTATGACTCCCCCTCCCGATTGGCCCGCGGCGAACTCCCTTGTAGCATGTCGGGAGACAAACAGCGAAAGCGCAGGAACCCCTGAGAGACCCCTCCTCCGACGAACCACTCCACCAATTCCTGCTGTGCCAGTGTCTGCGATTCGGGCGTCGCCCATTCATCCCCGATCACGACGGGCGTGGCATTTACTCCCACCTCGCGCAACGTATCGGCGCGCTGCCGTGCCCGACGGATGTCCTGGGCATTCACCTTCTGCGAGACCTCCACAATGACCACCTCGCTCCCCTTCCACCAGATCAGATCGGCCAGAAAGGGATCGGCGGCGGGTTCCGGGGCTCGGCCCGACTGATAAAACGGATGGAGCCACTCACTGAGACGACGACGGACGTCAGGTTCACCTGGGGCACCGCCTTCACCACCGAGGAACAAGTTAGGAGCGCGCACGATGATTCGCCGTTCATATCGCTCACCTTCGCGCCGACCTGCTTCGCCCTGCTGCCATTCGACGAGTCGCTCGAGCGTCTGTTCCGTCCGCCGCTGGGCGGCTGCAAGCTCAACCAACTGCTCCTCCATCCTTCGTTGCGCCTCAGCCAGTGTCTGCACCTGCTCTTCTGTCCGTCGCTGCGCCTCAGCCAGTGTTGCCACTTGCTCGGCCAGAGCTTCCACCCGCTGCTCGGTTCGTCGCTGCGCCTC includes:
- a CDS encoding pitrilysin family protein — its product is MESQITVPEGISFVAEASGIREYRMANGMKILLCQQTAAPVVAFMVLYYVGSRNEAVGYTGATHLLEHMLFKGTPTFNARRGTQIAAMLHRIGAAFNATTWFDRTNYFEAVPRQHLEFVIHLEADRMRNSLIRDEDREAERIVVRNELERGENDPLSVLEIQTWATAFREHPYHHPTIGWRSDVENVPTERLREFYHTFYWPDNATAIVVGDFDPQETLRLLNKYFGVIPRSPHPRPTVYTVEPPQEGERRFIIRRAGEVGALMLGYRTPQAEHPDIYPLAVLSRILAGGIATRFYQRLIDGELAISVRTHASHLRDPGLFEITVVLRPGIAHKRVEQVIRDEIARLQDELVSEQELTRAKNKIEADTFYARDGALNFSFALGEAESAASWRWFIDYVPAMQRVTAEDVQRVVRQYLHDDNLTVGWFVPKNSGGSVSIARWDEGNTGAQLHRPCSFSPGETSVPEGRKQAVTPGVIASARVRSERAWDDPAKPFAERTERVVLPNGLTVLVLENHANPTVEIRGALRAGRYFEPVEKPGLAALVASMLVRGTTRRTKLEIAQVLEDVGAELHLSANRFLCNLSAQLLRQDVTRVLEIIAEVLRHPSFPPDELDKLKKQTIGHIRRSQENTSVRALERFSQLVFEPANPFYEPPAEERIRSIEALAVEDLVGFYRDHYGASSMVLVLVGDVLATEVVATVERLFGDWEPGSRRPIEVPPTPLGGGGIREIITMPDKASVDIVLGHAGQLRRTDRDYYAAIIANAALGYSTLSSRLGVRVRDQEGLSYGIISRFLEPTFADGPWVISVTVNPSNVERAIESTIEVVETYVAEGMTERELEDEKSAYIGSFTVGLGTNGGIAAQLLLAELYGFGPSYLDEIPTLVQAVGLEEARAAIRKYIHPERLITVIAGEYGTA
- a CDS encoding TonB-dependent receptor, which codes for MKRTLIGQTLCALIFSLAIVGSARAEVGSIQGTVVDPTGAVIPRAHVTLLNAKTGFRLETMTDATGSFRFFNVPYSTYIVHVTAEGFQEVDVDVDVHSSIPVALEVTLPASLGTIVEEVTADHTQGLEIDKTTTSTHLHTDLIARLPGAAPSRAIEYLVATVPGAIQSDNGRIFLRGSHIPLQYNIDGVPVTDNLTSVFASSLDARNLRTVEVITGNVPAEYGNRTAGVVNITTLSGLDIPFSGSFTASGGSFSTGELAASLGGHAKKLGFYTGLSTTRTDRYLDSVSPENLNNRGGTAKGLFKVDYALGPNDLLRFTVSVGGSDFHVTNLPFQQQAGQDQRIELRDNSQSLGWQHTVTPATLFALSLSRRYSESTLRSNLNATPVYATQFRTLETQGLKASLAHERGGHSFKVGVEVTRFPLSESFRFAVTDPSAFPPLEDDHPNPATAFTLDRPFQFADRKSGREVSAFVQDRFRPLKNLTVEAGLRYDAYRLLVSADEFSPRVGLAYYLSRTQTVLRASYNRFFTPPARENLLLTSSAQAAALSPLALEGEEGTKPVLPETQHAFEVGLQQQLTRFARLDLAYFSRFIRNMSDADQFLNSGIIFPIAISKGRATGIEARLELANMKGFTGFISYANSYTRATTPIVGGLFLGEAVESLEHPGRTFPNDHDQRNTGAFRLNYAHRSGWWVAFGGRYDSGTPVELEPGTTRQEFEERGPLYGFSPRLLDEVNFQRLRVRPRTVLDFSTGIDLLREKRTAVSFQFDVLNLTDEFYLYTFESAFSGTRVGTPRTFAGRIVLKFK
- the der gene encoding ribosome biogenesis GTPase Der; amino-acid sequence: MAEVNQEMTAGRPSVPSVVIVGRPNVGKSTFFNRVIGSRRAIVGDEPGITRDRLTGRVLWRGRHFEMVDTGGLLPDDETLMVQSIFRQAQAAIETAHLLLFMVDVREGLTPLDEELARRLRRTNKPVFVIVNKADTRSLQLRAEEFRRLGFEDVFAVSAEHGSGIGDVLDAVVRAVGAPLSQEQRGEEIALAVVGKPNVGKSSLVNRLLGSERVIVSPHPGTTRDAVDSEMEFEGTRFRVIDTAGIRRKSRVSQRTERVAVLMAQRHIERADVALLMIDATEGPTALDATIGAFAHKAGTSILIAVNKWDLVEKDHTTASRVESEIRSRLRFLHYAPILFISAVTGKGIPRLLELAKKAAEARHLRIPTSELNQFFQEVLSEPAGVPSRRMIRYITQVATGPPTFVVFLGSSREKLQASEQRFIENRLRERYEFFATPIRIKQRFRS